From the genome of Fusobacterium varium, one region includes:
- the galU gene encoding UTP--glucose-1-phosphate uridylyltransferase GalU codes for MRKVTKAVIPAAGLGTRVLPATKAQPKEMLVIVDKPSLQYIVEELVQSGIKDIVIVTGRNKNSIEDHFDYSYEVESTLKKDGKNELLEKIENISDMANIFYVRQNHPKGLGHAILKAKPFIGDDPFVIALGDDIVYNDEYPVAKQMIDVYEKYGSSIVGCQEVAQKDVSKYGVVKPTQYLDNDTCEIDDFIEKPAVEEAPSRYACLGRYLLDGKIFKYLEEVKPGKGGEIQLTDAILDMMKAGEKVLAYDFKGKRYDIGNKFGLLKANIEFGLRNDETKEELLNYLKNDLKLD; via the coding sequence ATGAGAAAAGTTACTAAGGCAGTAATACCAGCAGCTGGATTAGGAACTAGAGTTTTACCAGCAACTAAAGCTCAACCTAAAGAGATGCTAGTAATAGTTGATAAGCCTTCATTACAATATATTGTAGAGGAGCTTGTGCAATCAGGAATAAAGGATATTGTTATTGTAACTGGAAGAAATAAAAACTCAATAGAGGATCACTTTGACTATTCTTATGAAGTTGAAAGCACTTTAAAAAAAGATGGAAAGAATGAACTTCTTGAAAAGATAGAAAATATATCAGATATGGCAAATATCTTTTATGTTAGACAAAATCATCCAAAAGGATTAGGACATGCAATTTTAAAAGCAAAACCTTTCATTGGAGATGATCCTTTTGTAATAGCTCTTGGAGATGATATTGTTTATAACGATGAGTATCCTGTGGCAAAGCAAATGATAGATGTATATGAAAAATATGGATCTAGTATAGTTGGATGTCAAGAGGTAGCTCAAAAAGATGTTTCAAAATATGGAGTTGTAAAACCTACTCAATATCTTGATAATGATACTTGTGAGATAGATGACTTTATAGAAAAACCAGCAGTTGAAGAAGCTCCTTCAAGATATGCTTGTCTTGGAAGATACCTTCTTGATGGAAAGATATTTAAATATCTTGAAGAGGTAAAACCTGGAAAAGGTGGAGAGATTCAATTGACAGATGCAATATTAGATATGATGAAAGCAGGAGAAAAGGTACTTGCTTATGACTTTAAAGGAAAAAGATATGATATAGGGAATAAGTTTGGACTTTTAAAGGCTAATATTGAATTTGGTTTAAGAAATGATGAAACAAAAGAGGAACTTTTAAACTATTTAAAAAATGATTTAAAATTAGATTAA
- a CDS encoding AzlC family ABC transporter permease: MNTKTVAFKAALPHTIPICAGFTFLGLAYGIYMSKMGFSFIYPFLMAVTIFAGSMEFITANLLVSAFDPINAFILALMVNARHLFYGLSMLEKYHGTGKKRFFLIFGMCDESFSINCTTPIPKNVDKGWFMFFVTLMNYLYWAIGAALGGILGKFITFSTEGIDFVMTALFVVIFLTQWDSQKNHTPALIGLGASVLALLIFKGENFIIPSMILILISLTSVRKKLEKEDK, from the coding sequence ATGAATACAAAAACAGTCGCTTTTAAAGCTGCCCTTCCTCATACTATTCCTATTTGTGCTGGTTTTACTTTTCTAGGATTAGCATATGGAATATATATGAGTAAAATGGGGTTCTCTTTTATCTATCCTTTTCTTATGGCAGTAACTATCTTTGCTGGATCTATGGAATTTATTACAGCCAATCTTTTAGTTAGTGCCTTTGATCCTATAAATGCTTTTATTTTAGCTTTAATGGTCAATGCTAGACATCTTTTTTATGGACTATCAATGTTAGAAAAATATCATGGAACTGGTAAAAAAAGATTTTTTTTGATTTTTGGAATGTGTGATGAGTCTTTTTCAATTAACTGTACAACTCCTATTCCTAAAAATGTTGATAAAGGTTGGTTCATGTTCTTTGTAACACTAATGAATTATCTTTATTGGGCTATTGGAGCTGCTTTAGGTGGTATTTTAGGAAAATTTATAACTTTTAGTACTGAGGGAATTGATTTTGTTATGACTGCACTTTTTGTTGTAATCTTTTTAACTCAATGGGATTCACAAAAAAATCATACTCCTGCTCTTATTGGACTTGGAGCTTCTGTTTTAGCTCTACTCATATTTAAAGGAGAGAATTTTATTATCCCTTCTATGATACTGATTTTAATCTCTCTAACATCTGTTAGAAAAAAACTTGAAAAGGAGGATAAATAA
- a CDS encoding lysophospholipid acyltransferase family protein, with protein MSGEKETKKYRRYGLILYYLLKLVGKTLKVKLIRNDKVKENEESYIFAFWHNKLVIPSLCLDYIEKRAVLASPSKDGELISVPLEKMGFHMVRGSSDKNSTSSLISLIRLMKQGYSIGTPVDGPKGPIYEVKPGMIYLAQKGRKYIVPIGGAYKDKWIFKKAWDKFQFPKPFTTMVFLMGDPIEIPKDADIDIYCELLKNKLNELDREAEKYF; from the coding sequence ATGAGCGGAGAAAAAGAAACAAAAAAATATAGAAGATATGGCTTAATACTTTATTATCTGCTAAAATTAGTTGGAAAGACACTAAAAGTTAAATTAATAAGGAATGATAAGGTAAAAGAGAATGAAGAAAGTTATATTTTTGCTTTTTGGCATAATAAGCTTGTAATTCCAAGTCTATGTCTTGATTATATAGAGAAAAGAGCAGTTCTTGCTAGTCCATCAAAGGATGGAGAGTTAATCTCTGTTCCTTTAGAAAAAATGGGATTTCATATGGTAAGAGGTTCTTCAGATAAAAACTCAACTTCAAGTTTAATATCTTTAATAAGATTGATGAAGCAAGGGTATAGTATAGGAACTCCAGTAGATGGACCTAAGGGACCTATCTATGAAGTTAAACCTGGAATGATATATTTAGCTCAAAAGGGAAGAAAATATATAGTTCCAATAGGTGGAGCCTATAAAGATAAATGGATATTTAAAAAAGCTTGGGATAAGTTTCAATTTCCTAAACCTTTTACAACAATGGTATTTTTAATGGGTGATCCCATAGAAATTCCTAAAGATGCAGATATAGATATATATTGTGAATTATTAAAAAATAAACTTAATGAACTAGACAGAGAAGCAGAAAAATATTTTTAA
- a CDS encoding branched-chain amino acid transporter permease has translation MTITQEILTVGAVVLGTMTTRFLPFIIFPANKPIPKYIQYLGRVLPFSVIGMLIIYCLKDVSFITNPFALPEIIAILGIVTLHKWQHSMLLSISGGTILYMLLVQFIFN, from the coding sequence ATGACTATTACACAAGAGATATTAACTGTTGGAGCTGTTGTATTAGGAACTATGACAACTAGATTTTTACCTTTTATTATCTTTCCAGCTAATAAACCTATTCCAAAATATATTCAATATTTAGGTAGAGTTCTTCCTTTTTCTGTTATTGGAATGCTAATTATCTATTGTCTAAAAGATGTTTCTTTTATAACTAATCCATTTGCTTTACCAGAAATTATAGCTATTCTTGGTATAGTAACTTTACACAAATGGCAACATAGTATGCTACTTTCAATATCTGGTGGAACTATTCTATATATGTTACTTGTTCAATTTATTTTTAATTAA
- a CDS encoding DEAD/DEAH box helicase: MEKLEEFRKLGLSDKTLKALSKKGYETPTPIQALTIPALLNGEKDIIGQAQTGTGKTAAFSLPILERFESSKSIQAIVLAPTRELALQVAEEMNSLASGKKIRITPVYGGQSIEFQIKQLKKGTDIIVGTPGRVMDLMDRKLIKLDNLKYFILDEADEMLNMGFVEDVEKILESTNEDKRMLFFSATMPNEIMKIAKKHMKDYEVLAVKTRELTTDLTDQIYFEVHERDKFEALCRIIDLTRDFYGIVFCRTKNDVNDVVGKLNDRGYDAEGLHGDISQNYREVTLKRFKARKINVLVATDVAARGIDVNDLSHVINYAIPQEAESYVHRIGRTGRAGKEGTAITFITPQEYRRLLQIQKIVKTEIRKERIPGVKDVIQAKKFRLMEELQQILADGNFDNFKSLAKELLAGEDPVDIVAALLKNSYEDELDENSYNEINAAPLEKTGKVRLFVALGRKNDMTPKKLVELVNRKTRIDERKLKNVEVYDNFSFMSVPFREAEEIIEAFKQDKRGKKPLIEKAKAKDKKEK; encoded by the coding sequence ATGGAAAAATTAGAAGAATTTAGAAAATTAGGACTAAGTGATAAAACTTTAAAGGCTCTTTCAAAGAAAGGATATGAAACTCCAACTCCTATACAAGCTCTTACAATACCAGCATTATTAAATGGAGAAAAGGATATAATAGGACAAGCTCAAACAGGAACAGGAAAAACAGCTGCTTTTTCTTTACCTATATTAGAAAGATTTGAATCTTCAAAAAGTATACAAGCTATTGTTTTAGCTCCAACAAGAGAGTTAGCTCTACAAGTGGCAGAAGAGATGAATAGTCTTGCAAGTGGGAAGAAAATCAGAATAACTCCAGTTTATGGGGGACAATCTATCGAGTTCCAAATAAAACAATTAAAAAAAGGAACAGATATAATTGTAGGAACTCCTGGAAGAGTTATGGACTTAATGGATAGAAAACTAATAAAATTAGATAATCTTAAATATTTTATTTTAGATGAAGCAGATGAGATGTTAAATATGGGATTTGTTGAAGATGTAGAAAAAATACTTGAATCTACAAACGAAGATAAGAGAATGCTTTTCTTCTCTGCTACAATGCCTAATGAGATAATGAAAATAGCTAAAAAACATATGAAAGATTATGAAGTATTAGCTGTAAAAACAAGAGAACTTACAACAGACTTAACAGATCAAATATATTTTGAAGTTCATGAAAGAGATAAATTTGAGGCTCTTTGTAGAATAATTGATTTAACAAGAGATTTCTATGGAATTGTTTTCTGTAGAACTAAAAATGATGTAAATGATGTAGTAGGAAAATTGAATGATAGAGGATATGATGCAGAAGGGCTTCATGGAGATATCAGTCAAAATTATAGAGAGGTTACATTAAAGAGATTTAAAGCAAGAAAAATAAATGTTCTTGTAGCAACAGACGTAGCAGCTAGAGGAATAGATGTAAATGATCTATCACATGTAATAAACTATGCTATTCCACAAGAAGCTGAAAGCTATGTTCATAGAATAGGAAGAACAGGAAGAGCAGGAAAAGAGGGAACTGCAATCACATTTATAACACCTCAAGAGTATAGAAGACTTTTACAAATTCAAAAAATAGTAAAAACTGAAATTAGAAAAGAGAGAATTCCTGGAGTAAAAGATGTAATTCAAGCTAAGAAATTTAGATTGATGGAAGAGTTACAACAAATTTTAGCTGATGGAAACTTTGATAACTTTAAATCACTTGCTAAAGAGCTTCTAGCTGGAGAAGATCCTGTGGATATTGTAGCAGCTCTATTAAAAAATTCATATGAAGATGAGTTAGATGAAAATAGTTACAATGAGATTAATGCAGCTCCATTAGAAAAAACGGGAAAAGTAAGACTGTTTGTTGCTCTTGGAAGAAAAAATGATATGACTCCTAAAAAATTAGTTGAACTTGTAAATAGAAAAACAAGAATTGATGAGAGAAAATTGAAGAATGTAGAAGTTTATGATAATTTCTCTTTCATGTCTGTTCCATTCCGTGAAGCAGAAGAGATTATAGAAGCATTTAAACAAGATAAGAGAGGAAAGAAACCTCTAATTGAAAAGGCAAAAGCTAAAGATAAAAAAGAAAAATAA
- a CDS encoding alanine--glyoxylate aminotransferase family protein produces MYKANYLMMTPGPTMVRENVLRGRASFFGNPDLDPNFFVFYDELCKKTGKLFGAEKAQTIIMNGEGMLGLDSACASLTEPGDNVLVLSNGIFGEGFKGLVENYGGNVTLFETDLQKAFEIDKLRVFLEKNRNFKYATLVHCDTPSGVLNNIETICKLLKSVGILTVVDTVSAVGATRISVDEWGIDIALGGSQKAISAPSGLTIMTISDDAWKVILNRKSPIPSFYCNLSLWKNCVKEKLFPYTMPVSDLMAFDVAIDNIYKEGIDNVISRHYTAAEYVRTRLMDMGVELYLKSGYSPTVTAFYPPEGISCKEILDYMFDNFEVMLADSYSYLNQKVIRLGHMGENARFYRLDYTLKSLEKTLRALRNK; encoded by the coding sequence TTGTATAAAGCAAATTATTTAATGATGACTCCTGGACCTACAATGGTTAGAGAAAATGTATTAAGAGGAAGAGCAAGTTTCTTTGGAAACCCTGATCTTGATCCTAATTTTTTTGTTTTTTATGATGAACTTTGTAAAAAAACTGGAAAACTTTTTGGTGCTGAAAAAGCTCAAACTATCATTATGAACGGAGAGGGAATGCTTGGACTTGACAGTGCTTGTGCTTCTCTTACTGAACCTGGAGATAATGTTTTAGTTCTTTCTAATGGAATCTTTGGTGAAGGATTTAAAGGATTAGTTGAAAATTATGGAGGTAATGTTACTCTTTTTGAAACTGATCTTCAAAAAGCTTTTGAAATTGATAAATTAAGAGTATTCCTTGAAAAAAATAGAAACTTTAAATATGCTACTCTTGTTCATTGTGATACTCCTTCTGGTGTTTTAAATAATATTGAAACTATTTGTAAGCTATTAAAATCTGTAGGTATATTGACAGTTGTAGATACAGTATCTGCTGTTGGTGCAACTCGTATATCTGTTGATGAATGGGGAATTGATATAGCTCTTGGAGGATCTCAAAAAGCTATCTCTGCTCCTTCTGGATTAACTATTATGACTATAAGTGATGATGCTTGGAAGGTAATTTTAAATAGAAAATCTCCTATTCCTTCTTTCTACTGCAATCTATCACTTTGGAAAAACTGTGTTAAGGAAAAACTATTCCCTTACACTATGCCTGTAAGTGATTTAATGGCTTTTGATGTTGCTATTGACAATATCTATAAAGAGGGTATTGATAATGTTATTTCAAGACATTATACAGCTGCTGAATATGTTAGAACAAGATTAATGGATATGGGAGTTGAGCTTTATCTTAAATCTGGATACTCTCCAACTGTTACAGCATTCTATCCACCTGAAGGAATTAGTTGTAAAGAGATTCTTGATTATATGTTTGATAACTTTGAAGTTATGCTTGCAGATTCATACTCTTATCTAAATCAAAAAGTTATTAGATTAGGACATATGGGAGAAAATGCTCGTTTCTACAGACTTGACTACACATTAAAATCTCTTGAAAAAACTTTAAGAGCTTTAAGAAATAAATAG
- a CDS encoding glucose 1-dehydrogenase, with product MKISEQYNLKGKVAIITGAGDGIGRASALKLAQAGATVVCSDLDLEKAQETVVMIKELGAEGLAVKCNVTVEEDMKALVDETVKQFGKVNILVNNAGGGGGGKEKLEELTLDYITFIYKLNVFSVFTLMKLCAPHMRKDGYGSIINISSMASNMVSHNMSVYGSSKAAINQLTKYAAYDLGPEIRVNAIGPGAIRTRALGTVLTPEIEQKMLAKTPIKRLGEAEDIADAVLYFASPASSWTSGQVIFVNGGGTQELD from the coding sequence ATGAAAATATCAGAACAATATAATCTAAAAGGAAAAGTAGCTATAATTACAGGAGCTGGAGATGGAATAGGTAGAGCTTCTGCTTTGAAATTAGCTCAAGCTGGAGCAACTGTAGTTTGTAGTGACTTGGATTTGGAAAAGGCTCAAGAAACAGTTGTTATGATAAAAGAGTTAGGAGCAGAGGGACTAGCTGTTAAATGTAATGTAACTGTTGAAGAGGATATGAAAGCTTTAGTAGATGAAACTGTAAAACAATTTGGAAAGGTTAATATCCTTGTAAATAATGCTGGAGGTGGAGGTGGTGGAAAAGAAAAGTTAGAAGAGTTAACTTTAGATTACATCACTTTTATCTATAAATTAAATGTATTTAGTGTATTTACATTGATGAAACTATGTGCTCCACATATGAGAAAAGACGGATATGGTTCTATTATAAATATTAGTTCTATGGCGAGTAATATGGTAAGTCATAATATGAGTGTATATGGAAGCTCTAAGGCTGCTATCAATCAATTAACAAAATATGCAGCTTATGATTTAGGACCAGAAATAAGAGTAAATGCTATTGGACCTGGAGCAATTAGAACAAGAGCTTTAGGAACAGTATTAACACCAGAGATAGAGCAAAAGATGTTGGCTAAAACACCTATAAAAAGATTGGGAGAAGCTGAGGATATAGCTGATGCAGTTCTATATTTTGCTAGTCCTGCTTCAAGTTGGACAAGTGGACAAGTTATCTTTGTAAATGGTGGTGGAACTCAAGAATTAGATTAA
- a CDS encoding toxin-antitoxin system YwqK family antitoxin gives MTNQHNKDGKKEGLWVKTYDNGRIQEEKNYVNGVREGEYKSYYMNGQVETRKFYKNGNIHGVYETFYSDGKLSSIRHLVDGEIVGLFEEYYPNGKVKKSAEHVNNSTTTKNIKYFPNGQKKVDVNIKNGAMFGPYKEYFSNGVLYIKCNYGENGKLDGEYKEYDAEGKLVKECTYVNGVEQFK, from the coding sequence ATGACTAATCAGCACAATAAAGATGGAAAAAAAGAAGGACTATGGGTTAAAACATACGACAATGGAAGAATTCAAGAGGAAAAAAATTATGTGAATGGTGTCAGAGAGGGAGAATATAAATCATATTATATGAATGGACAAGTTGAAACAAGAAAATTCTATAAGAATGGAAATATACATGGAGTTTATGAAACTTTCTATAGCGATGGAAAATTAAGTTCAATTCGTCATTTAGTAGATGGAGAAATAGTAGGTTTATTTGAAGAATACTATCCAAATGGAAAAGTTAAAAAATCAGCTGAACATGTAAATAATTCAACTACAACAAAAAATATTAAATATTTTCCAAATGGACAAAAGAAAGTAGATGTAAATATTAAAAATGGAGCTATGTTTGGACCATATAAAGAGTATTTCTCTAATGGTGTTCTATACATAAAATGTAATTATGGAGAAAATGGAAAACTTGACGGAGAATACAAAGAATATGATGCAGAAGGTAAATTAGTAAAAGAATGCACATATGTAAATGGTGTAGAACAATTTAAATAG
- the metG gene encoding methionine--tRNA ligase yields MNKSFYVTTPIYYVNGDPHVGSAYTTIAADVLARYKKTMGYDVFFLTGTDEHGQKVEETAKMKGYTPQQWTDIMAPKFVEMWKALNIEYTDFIRTTESRHKDAVKKILKKVYENGDIYKGEYSGKYCVSCETFVPENQIVNGNHCPDCGKELRVVKEESYFFKMSKYQDALLAHIESHPDFILPRSRRNEVISFIKQGLQDLSISRNTFEWGIPIEFAPGHITYVWFDALTNYLTATGYENDPEKFEKYWTNGHVVHLLGKDIVRFHAIIWPCMLLSAGIKLPDNIVAHGWWTSEGEKMSKSKGNVVDPIAETKKYGVDAFRYCLLREVQFGNDGDYSTKSVVTRINSDLANDLGNLLNRTLGMYKKYFGGVITSGTERDSFDDEIENLWNETLKEVNEQMDIVQFSKALEGIWKFISRLNKYIDETMPWALAKDEAKKDRLAVVMNHLVNGLYKVAVMIYPYMPESAQKIWNQLGVEKEVRNALVSDVEGWDLLPAGHVLGNAEPIFPRLDLEALEPKVDPMAINPDLVIENAIDISEFDKLKIQVVEILEAGKIKGADKLLKFKVSLGDHARQIVSGIAKAYPEPEKLVGKKVLAITNLKPVKLRGEISQGMLLSTEDKNGLRLVEVAKEVATGSKAK; encoded by the coding sequence ATGAATAAAAGTTTTTATGTAACAACACCTATTTATTATGTAAATGGGGATCCACATGTAGGAAGTGCCTACACAACAATAGCAGCTGATGTACTAGCTAGATATAAAAAAACAATGGGGTATGATGTTTTCTTTTTAACTGGAACAGATGAACATGGACAAAAAGTTGAAGAAACAGCTAAAATGAAAGGTTACACACCTCAACAATGGACAGATATTATGGCTCCTAAGTTTGTTGAAATGTGGAAAGCTTTAAACATAGAATATACTGATTTTATTAGAACAACTGAATCAAGACATAAAGATGCAGTAAAGAAGATATTAAAAAAAGTTTATGAAAATGGAGATATATATAAAGGAGAATATTCAGGAAAATACTGTGTTTCATGTGAAACTTTCGTACCTGAAAATCAAATAGTAAATGGAAACCATTGTCCAGATTGTGGAAAAGAACTTAGAGTAGTAAAGGAAGAATCATACTTCTTTAAAATGTCAAAATATCAAGATGCTCTATTAGCACATATAGAATCTCATCCTGATTTTATATTACCTCGTTCAAGAAGAAATGAAGTTATATCTTTTATTAAACAAGGATTACAAGATCTTTCTATTTCAAGAAATACATTTGAATGGGGAATCCCTATTGAATTTGCTCCAGGACATATTACTTATGTTTGGTTTGATGCTTTAACAAACTATCTAACAGCAACAGGATATGAAAATGATCCAGAAAAGTTTGAAAAATACTGGACAAATGGACATGTAGTTCACTTATTAGGAAAAGATATAGTAAGATTCCATGCTATTATTTGGCCTTGTATGTTACTTTCTGCTGGAATTAAACTTCCAGATAATATAGTAGCTCATGGTTGGTGGACTTCTGAAGGTGAAAAAATGTCTAAATCTAAAGGAAACGTTGTAGATCCAATAGCAGAGACAAAAAAATATGGTGTAGATGCTTTTAGATATTGCCTATTAAGAGAAGTTCAATTTGGAAATGATGGAGACTACTCTACAAAATCAGTAGTAACTAGAATCAATTCAGATTTAGCAAATGATTTAGGAAACCTATTAAACAGAACTTTAGGAATGTATAAAAAATATTTTGGTGGGGTTATAACTTCAGGAACTGAAAGAGATAGTTTTGATGATGAGATAGAAAATCTATGGAATGAAACTTTAAAAGAGGTAAATGAGCAAATGGATATAGTTCAATTCTCAAAAGCTCTTGAAGGAATTTGGAAATTTATCTCAAGATTAAATAAATATATTGATGAGACTATGCCTTGGGCTCTTGCTAAAGATGAAGCTAAAAAAGATAGATTAGCAGTAGTAATGAACCATTTAGTAAATGGACTTTATAAAGTTGCAGTAATGATTTATCCATATATGCCTGAATCAGCTCAAAAAATCTGGAATCAATTAGGAGTTGAAAAAGAGGTAAGAAATGCTTTAGTAAGTGATGTTGAAGGTTGGGATCTATTACCAGCAGGACATGTATTAGGAAATGCAGAACCTATATTCCCAAGACTTGATCTTGAAGCATTAGAACCAAAAGTTGATCCTATGGCAATCAATCCTGATTTAGTAATAGAAAATGCAATTGATATATCTGAATTTGATAAATTAAAAATACAAGTAGTAGAAATCTTAGAAGCTGGAAAGATTAAGGGAGCAGATAAACTTCTTAAATTTAAAGTTAGCCTTGGAGATCATGCAAGACAAATAGTTTCAGGAATTGCTAAAGCTTATCCAGAGCCAGAAAAATTAGTTGGTAAGAAAGTATTAGCTATAACAAATCTTAAACCAGTTAAATTAAGAGGAGAGATCTCTCAAGGAATGCTTTTAAGTACAGAGGATAAAAATGGACTTAGACTTGTTGAAGTAGCTAAAGAGGTAGCAACAGGATCAAAAGCTAAATAA